One window of Ictalurus punctatus breed USDA103 chromosome 22, Coco_2.0, whole genome shotgun sequence genomic DNA carries:
- the prdm12b gene encoding PR domain zinc finger protein 12b produces MGSVLPAEALALKAGFKPHTLALSDIITSDILHSFLYGRWRNALGEHLFEEKSSAVGPKTAFTAEVLAQSFSGEVQKLSSLVLPSEVIIAQSSIPGEGLGIFSKTWIKAGTEMGPFTGRVIAPEHVDLFKNNNLMWEVFNEDGTVRYFIDASQEDHRSWMTYIKCARNEQEQNLEVVQIGSSIFYKAVETIPPDQELLVWYGNSHNTFLGIPGVPGIDEEHQKKHKNDDFHVCDTSSSSTSLATAGRMRCVICHRGFNSRSNLRSHMRIHTLDKPFVCRFCNRRFSQSSTLRNHVRLHTGERPYKCHVCQSAYSQLAGLRAHQKSARHRPPSGGPVVGLQTPSPPPPPQMAAVPHPASLVHHIPTMVL; encoded by the exons ATGGGTTCAGTGTTGCCCGCTGAAGCGCTGGCCCTGAAGGCTGGATTTAAGCCGCACACACTGGCTCTGTCAGACATCATCACCTCAGACATCCTGCACAGTTTCCTGTACGGCCGCTGGAGGAACGCGCTGGGAGAGCATCTGTTCGAGGAGAAGAGCAGCGCCGTGGGACCCAAAACGGCCTTCACCGCGGAGGTTCTGGCGCAGTCCTTCTCCGGAG AGGTGCAAAAGTTGTCAAGTCTTGTGTTGCCCAGTGAGGTGATCATCGCACAGAGCTCCATCCCTGGTGAAGGTCTTGGcatcttttccaaaacatggaTCAAGGCAGGCACTGAGATGGGACCCTTCACTGGCAGGGTCATTGCACCTGAACATGTAGACCTCTTTAAGAACAACAACCTCATGTGGGAG GTTTTTAATGAAGACGGGACAGTGCGCTATTTCATTGATGCCAGTCAAGAGGATCATCGAAGCTGGATGACCTACATCAAATGTGCCCGGAATGAGCAAGAGCAGAACCTAGAGGTGGTGCAGATTGGAAGCAGCATATTCTACAAAGCAGTGGag ACAATACCACCAGATCAGGAACTGCTGGTATGGTATGGAAATTCCCACAACACATTTTTGGGCATTCCTGGGGTTCCTGGCATAGACGAAGAACATCAAAAGAAGCATAAAAATG ATGATTTCCACGTGTGTGACACCTCGTCGTCGAGCACGTCCCTGGCCACTGCGGGTCGCATGCGCTGCGTGATCTGCCACCGCGGCTTCAATTCACGCAGCAACCTGCGCTCACACATGCGCATCCACACACTCGACAAGCCCTTCGTCTGTCGCTTCTGCAACCGCCGGTTCAGTCAGTCATCCACGCTGCGCAACCACGTGCGCCTGCACACCGGCGAGCGCCCCTACAAGTGCCACGTGTGCCAGAGCGCCTACTCACAGCTGGCAGGCCTGCGTGCGCACCAGAAAAGCGCGAGGCACCGTCCTCCCAGTGGCGGGCCCGTGGTGGGGCTGCAAACTccctcacctcctcctcctcctcaaatGGCAGCGGTGCCTCACCCGGCCTCGCTGGTGCACCACATACCCACCATGGTGCTATGA